The Amblyomma americanum isolate KBUSLIRL-KWMA chromosome 6, ASM5285725v1, whole genome shotgun sequence genome has a window encoding:
- the LOC144094281 gene encoding histone H2A-like, whose translation MSGRGKGGKAKGKSKTRSSRAGLQFPVGRIHRLLRKGNYAERVGAGAPVYLAAVLEYLAAEVLELAGNAARDNKKTRIIPRHLQLAIRNDEELNKLLSGVTIAQGGVLPNIQAVLLPKKTEKKA comes from the coding sequence ATGTCAGGTCGCGGAAAAGGAGGCAAGGCCAAGGGCAAGAGCAAGACCCGCTCGAGCCGCGCGGGACTGCAGTTCCCCGTGGGTCGAATTCACCGTCTCTTGCGTAAGGGCAACTACGCGGAGCGCGTCGGAGCGGGCGCCCCCGTTTACCTGGCCGCCGTCCTCGAATACCTGGCCGCCGAGGTGCTCGAGCTGGCGGGCAACGCTGCTCGGGACAACAAGAAGACCAGAATCATTCCGCGCCACCTGCAGCTGGCCATCCGAAACGACGAGGAGCTGAACAAGCTGCTCTCGGGAGTTACCATCGCCCAGGGCGgcgtcttgcccaacatccaggcCGTGTTGCTCCCCAAGAAGACCGAGAAGAAGGCGTGA
- the LOC144094283 gene encoding histone H4 gives MSGRGKGGKGLGKGGAKRHRKVLRDNIQGITKPAIRRLARRGGVKRISGLIYEETRGVLKVFLENVIRDAVTYTEHAKRKTVTAMDVVYALKRQGRTLYGFGG, from the coding sequence ATGTCTGGTCGCGGAAAAGGTGGCAAGGGACTCGGCAAGGGAGGCGCGAAGCGCCATCGCAAGGTATTGCGAGACAACATCCAGGGCATCACCAAGCCCGCCATCCGTCGTCTGGCGCGCCGAGGCGGTGTCAAGCGCATCTCGGGCCTGATCTACGAGGAGACCCGCGGCGTGTTGAAAGTGTTCCTCGAGAATGTGATCCGGGACGCCGTCACGTACACGGAGCACGCTAAGCGCAAGACTGTCACCGCCATGGATGTGGTCTACGCGCTGAAGCGTCAGGGCCGCACTCTGTACGGCTTCGGAGGCTAG
- the LOC144094280 gene encoding histone H3 produces the protein MARTKQTARKSTGGKAPRKQLATKAARKSAPATGGVKKPHRYRPGTVALREIRRYQKSTELLIRKLPFQRLVREIAQDFKTDLRFQSSAVMALQEASEAYLVGLFEDTNLCAIHAKRVTIMPKDIQLARRIRGERA, from the coding sequence ATGGCTCGCACGAAGCAAACCGCGCGCAAGAGCACCGGTGGCAAGGCCCCCCGCAAGCAGCTGGCCACAAAGGCTGCTCGTAAGAGTGCGCCAGCTACCGGAGGCGTGAAGAAGCCTCACAGATATAGGCCTGGCAccgtggcacttcgtgaaattcgCCGATACCAAAAATCGACCGAACTTCTCATCCGCAAGCTGCCCTTCCAGCGCCTGGTGAGAGAAATCGCTCAGGACTTCAAGACCGACCTGCGCTTCCAGAGCTCGGCCGTCATGGCACTTCAGGAGGCCAGCGAGGCATACCTGGTCGGTCTCTTCGAGGACACCAACCTGTGCGCGATCCACGCCAAGCGCGTCACCATCATGCCGAAGGATATCCAGCTGGCGAGGCGCATCCGCGGCGAGCGCGCCTAG
- the LOC144094282 gene encoding histone H2B — translation MPPQPSGKAVKKAGKAQKNVRATDKKKKKRRRKESFSIYIYKVLKQVHPDTGVSSKAMSIMNSFVNDIFERIAAESSRLAHYNKRSTITSREIQTAVRLLLPGELAKHAVSEGTKAVTKYTSSK, via the coding sequence ATGCCCCCTCAACCGTCgggaaaggccgtgaagaaggccggaaaggcgcagaagaatgtgcgcgcaaccgacaagaagaagaagaagcgccgcaGGAAGGAGAGCTTCTCCATCTACATCTATAAGGTGCTCAAGCAGGTGCATCCGGACACTGGAGTATCCAGCAAGGCCATGTCCATCATGAACAGCTTCGTGAACGACATCTTCGAGCGCATCGCGGCCGAGTCCTCTCGCCTGGCCCACTACAACAAGCGCTCGACCATCACGAGCCGGGAGATCCAAACTGCGGTGCGTCTCTTGCTGCCTGGCGAGCTGGCCAAGCACGCCGTGTCCGAAGGCACCAAGGCTGTCACCAAGTACACCAGCTCCAAGTAG
- the LOC144095645 gene encoding histone H2A-like: MSGRGKGGKAKGKSKTRSSRAGLQFPVGRIHRLLRKGNYAERVGAGAPVYLAAVLEYLAAEVLELTGNAARDNKKTRIIPRHLQLAIRNDEELNKLLSGVTIAQGGVLPNIQAVLLPKKTEKKA, translated from the coding sequence ATGTCAGGTCGCGGAAAAGGAGGCAAGGCCAAGGGCAAGAGCAAGACCCGCTCGAGCCGCGCGGGACTGCAGTTCCCCGTGGGTCGAATTCACCGTCTCTTGCGTAAGGGCAACTACGCGGAGCGCGTCGGAGCGGGCGCCCCCGTTTACCTGGCCGCCGTCCTCGAATACCTGGCCGCCGAGGTGCTCGAGCTGACGGGCAACGCTGCTCGGGACAACAAGAAGACCAGAATCATTCCGCGCCACCTGCAGCTGGCCATCCGAAACGACGAGGAGCTGAACAAGCTGCTCTCGGGAGTTACCATCGCCCAGGGCGgcgtcttgcccaacatccaggcCGTGTTGCTCCCCAAGAAGACCGAGAAGAAGGCGTGA